Proteins found in one Vallitalea guaymasensis genomic segment:
- a CDS encoding COG2426 family protein, protein MVPFKIPLSIIELMIVSATPLIEQRGAVPLAALSEYGVGQAYFWTLLGAIIPAPFILFLIPHVLELLKKIKFLSKLAYWYENRALEKSKKVKDNYKYVSIFLFVAIPLPGTGVWTGSTIASLLGLDFKKSLISVILGAATAGIFMIIISYGIKILVG, encoded by the coding sequence ATGGTACCATTCAAAATACCTTTATCCATTATTGAACTAATGATTGTTTCGGCAACACCTCTTATAGAGCAAAGAGGTGCAGTTCCTTTAGCAGCATTAAGTGAGTATGGAGTAGGGCAGGCATATTTTTGGACATTACTTGGGGCTATCATCCCGGCTCCATTCATACTTTTTCTGATACCACATGTATTAGAATTATTGAAGAAAATAAAATTTTTAAGTAAATTAGCATACTGGTATGAAAATAGAGCATTGGAAAAAAGTAAAAAGGTGAAAGATAATTATAAGTATGTTAGTATTTTCCTGTTTGTTGCAATACCTTTACCTGGTACAGGAGTTTGGACCGGTTCCACAATTGCATCTTTATTAGGATTAGACTTCAAGAAATCATTGATATCAGTTATCTTAGGAGCAGCAACGGCTGGGATATTTATGATTATCATATCATATGGTATAAAAATTCTAGTAGGATAG
- a CDS encoding phosphodiester glycosidase family protein, with protein MFIVRFIIIINLILNLYSYNDPVIYKDENITLNNRTQQIHTLEVDLEEPGVSITNALSFGKIYGFEKTSVMVKDNGAIAGVNGMFYTMYGHHIGLLVKDKKIVSKANNYTPVVAFLESGETFIGDINTEVKIKRKDDNNNIIVSTMNDGANDETWVLYSDIYGNSNRITRKSINYVIEDNRVIDKVITTEPVDIPRNGYVLSRVTEDTDKYDLLKVNEIVEIDTVYTPDIGPVKEAFQSGGWLVKDSVNVAKDYEPLMGNTRIPNPRTILGITKDNKLIIKVIDGRQPNHSYGVTGKDCADLMLKEGCINAVYLDGGASSTMVYENKVVNSPSNKEERKVAHSIVVKYETNIISRIFSKIRNFARNFMK; from the coding sequence ATGTTTATAGTAAGATTCATTATAATAATAAATCTAATATTGAACTTATATTCTTACAATGACCCAGTAATCTATAAAGATGAGAATATAACCCTTAATAATAGAACACAGCAAATCCATACTCTTGAGGTGGACTTAGAAGAACCTGGTGTATCAATAACCAATGCATTATCTTTCGGTAAGATCTATGGATTCGAGAAAACCAGTGTCATGGTAAAGGATAATGGTGCTATAGCAGGTGTTAATGGTATGTTCTACACAATGTATGGTCATCATATTGGTCTGCTGGTAAAAGATAAGAAAATTGTTAGTAAAGCTAATAATTATACCCCTGTCGTAGCTTTTCTAGAATCAGGTGAGACATTTATTGGTGACATCAATACAGAAGTAAAAATCAAGAGAAAAGATGATAATAATAATATAATTGTAAGTACAATGAATGATGGGGCTAATGATGAAACATGGGTATTATACTCAGATATCTATGGAAACTCCAATCGTATAACTAGAAAAAGTATCAATTATGTTATAGAGGATAATAGAGTAATTGATAAAGTGATTACAACTGAACCTGTAGACATCCCTAGAAATGGTTATGTTCTTAGTAGAGTAACAGAAGATACTGATAAATATGATTTGTTGAAAGTTAATGAAATAGTTGAAATAGATACCGTCTACACTCCTGATATAGGACCTGTGAAAGAAGCTTTTCAATCTGGAGGATGGCTGGTAAAAGATTCTGTAAATGTTGCAAAAGATTATGAACCTCTTATGGGTAATACTAGAATACCTAATCCAAGGACAATATTGGGTATAACTAAGGATAATAAATTGATTATAAAAGTTATAGATGGAAGACAACCGAATCATAGTTATGGAGTGACTGGTAAAGACTGTGCAGATTTAATGTTAAAAGAAGGTTGCATTAATGCTGTATATCTAGATGGTGGTGCATCAAGTACTATGGTATATGAAAACAAGGTAGTCAATAGTCCATCAAACAAGGAAGAGCGTAAAGTAGCTCATAGTATAGTGGTTAAGTATGAAACTAATATCATTAGCAGAATATTTTCTAAGATAAGAAATTTTGCTCGTAATTTTATGAAATAA
- a CDS encoding rod-binding protein — protein MDISSINGNTYNNMLLQKKEKIESKSFEATLNEAVKKEDDKQLKEACKEFEQYFVNQLFKEMRNTVHSGGLIPKSQGEKLFEDMLYDEYSKEISEGSGIGISDMMYKQLSKSLK, from the coding sequence ATGGATATATCAAGTATTAATGGTAATACTTATAATAATATGTTGTTACAAAAAAAAGAGAAAATTGAAAGTAAATCTTTTGAGGCTACATTGAATGAAGCTGTAAAAAAAGAAGACGACAAACAATTAAAAGAGGCTTGTAAAGAATTCGAACAATATTTTGTAAATCAGTTGTTCAAAGAGATGAGAAATACAGTTCATAGTGGCGGTCTAATACCAAAATCTCAAGGGGAAAAACTTTTTGAAGATATGTTATATGATGAGTATTCAAAAGAAATTTCTGAAGGAAGCGGAATTGGAATTTCTGATATGATGTATAAGCAGTTATCTAAATCATTAAAGTAA
- the flgG gene encoding flagellar basal-body rod protein FlgG has protein sequence MMRSLYTAASGMKTQQMNVDTISNNLANVNTTGYKKERLEFKSLLYESMAKAGNDGQGNGKPVNLQVGHGVKPVGTVRSYTIGTIQKTDNPLDLAITGDGFFVVKDQSDEQVYTKDGSFKIALVDDRQMLITSEGYQVQDVNDEPIYFDSNIDIKKVNISSDGSFSYVTNNNEVIAMDTKIKVVQFRNVNGLEALGNNLLRATSSSGDPISEQDDEDLIKSQIVQGSLEGSNVQVVEEMVNLIVAQRAYEVSSKAIQTSDDMLSQANNLKR, from the coding sequence ATGATGAGATCACTGTATACAGCAGCATCTGGTATGAAGACTCAACAGATGAATGTTGATACTATATCTAATAATCTTGCTAATGTTAATACCACAGGATATAAAAAGGAAAGACTAGAATTCAAATCATTATTATATGAATCAATGGCAAAAGCTGGAAATGATGGACAAGGTAACGGAAAGCCAGTAAATTTACAAGTAGGACATGGTGTTAAACCTGTTGGTACAGTTAGAAGTTATACTATAGGTACAATTCAAAAAACTGATAATCCATTGGACCTGGCAATTACAGGAGATGGTTTTTTCGTAGTGAAAGACCAATCTGATGAACAAGTATATACCAAAGACGGGAGTTTCAAGATTGCATTAGTTGATGACAGACAGATGCTTATAACATCTGAAGGATATCAAGTACAAGATGTCAATGATGAACCTATATATTTTGATTCTAATATTGATATTAAAAAAGTTAATATTAGTTCTGATGGTTCATTCAGTTATGTAACTAATAACAATGAAGTAATTGCTATGGATACTAAGATAAAAGTAGTTCAGTTCAGAAACGTTAACGGACTGGAAGCTTTGGGTAATAACCTCTTAAGAGCTACATCCTCTTCTGGAGATCCTATCTCAGAACAAGATGATGAAGACTTAATTAAAAGTCAGATTGTACAGGGTTCGTTGGAAGGCTCTAATGTACAAGTGGTTGAAGAGATGGTTAATCTGATTGTTGCTCAAAGAGCATATGAAGTAAGCTCAAAAGCTATACAGACTTCCGATGATATGCTATCTCAAGCAAATAATCTTAAGAGATAG
- a CDS encoding flagellar hook-basal body protein, with protein MVRGLYTASNGMIAQQEKMDIISNNLANVNTTGFKKDGVVIESFDSVLTQKVNDTSVPGNETIGKMTLGCRVGRVYTDNSQGGATPTNDPYNVAILGAGMLNIGIEDADGNLQTKYTRDGSFTISTDGTLMTKEGNYVLGQNGKIVLPSGSNNVRISENGTIFYNDKEIDKLLLTDFENPESLRKTGDNLYKRTEETKESSFGGKILQGYLESSNVNTVKEMVDMISVMRTYEANQKVIQTQDETLKKAVNEVGRL; from the coding sequence ATGGTAAGAGGTTTATATACTGCTTCAAATGGAATGATAGCACAACAGGAAAAAATGGATATTATCTCCAATAACTTGGCGAATGTGAATACAACAGGATTTAAAAAAGACGGTGTGGTTATTGAATCTTTTGATAGTGTGTTGACGCAAAAGGTTAATGATACCAGTGTGCCAGGTAATGAAACCATTGGTAAAATGACACTTGGATGTCGAGTAGGACGAGTTTATACAGATAACTCACAAGGTGGGGCAACACCAACTAATGACCCTTACAATGTTGCTATACTAGGGGCAGGTATGTTGAATATCGGTATAGAAGATGCTGATGGAAATTTACAAACCAAATATACTAGAGATGGTTCCTTCACTATTTCAACGGATGGAACACTTATGACTAAAGAGGGAAACTATGTTTTAGGACAAAATGGTAAAATAGTCTTACCTAGTGGTAGTAATAACGTTAGAATATCAGAAAATGGTACTATTTTTTACAATGATAAAGAGATAGATAAGCTTTTATTAACAGACTTCGAAAACCCTGAATCCCTTAGAAAAACAGGGGATAACCTCTATAAAAGAACAGAAGAAACGAAAGAAAGTTCCTTTGGAGGAAAAATCCTTCAAGGATATTTGGAAAGTTCTAATGTTAATACTGTTAAAGAAATGGTCGATATGATTAGTGTAATGCGAACTTATGAAGCTAATCAAAAAGTTATACAGACCCAAGATGAGACATTAAAGAAAGCAGTAAATGAAGTAGGAAGATTGTAG
- the mreB gene encoding rod shape-determining protein: MFGTDIGIDLGTANVLVYTKGKGVVLREPSVVAIDRDTNKILAVGSEARRMLGRTPGNIVAIRPLRQGVISDYTVTEKMIKYFISKSLGKRIRKPRITVCVPSGVTEVEKRAVEDATYQAGARKVEIIEEPIAAAIGAGIDISKACGSMVVDIGGGTSDIAVISLGGTVVSTSIKVAGDNFDEAIVRYMRKKHNLLIGERTAEEIKVKIGTAYKRPEVLTMDVRGRNLITGLPKTITVSSVETEEALKEATSNIVEAVHSVLEKTPPELSADISDRGIVLTGGGSLLQGLDQLIENKTGINVITADDAITCVAIGTGKYVEYQANQKN, from the coding sequence ATGTTTGGAACAGATATTGGAATTGATTTAGGAACTGCAAATGTACTCGTATATACTAAAGGCAAAGGTGTTGTATTAAGAGAGCCATCAGTTGTTGCAATAGATAGAGATACTAACAAAATATTAGCGGTAGGTAGTGAAGCTAGAAGAATGCTTGGTAGAACACCAGGTAATATTGTAGCTATAAGACCTCTTAGACAAGGCGTTATTTCAGATTATACAGTAACAGAAAAGATGATAAAATATTTTATTTCAAAATCTTTAGGTAAAAGAATAAGAAAACCAAGAATCACAGTTTGTGTACCTAGCGGTGTAACAGAAGTAGAGAAGAGAGCTGTTGAAGATGCAACTTATCAAGCTGGAGCAAGAAAAGTTGAGATCATTGAGGAGCCTATAGCAGCTGCTATTGGAGCAGGAATTGATATAAGCAAAGCTTGTGGAAGCATGGTTGTAGATATAGGTGGAGGAACATCTGACATAGCAGTAATATCATTGGGAGGTACTGTTGTTAGTACTTCCATTAAAGTTGCTGGCGATAATTTTGACGAAGCCATAGTTAGATATATGAGAAAGAAACACAATCTATTAATAGGTGAGAGGACAGCAGAAGAAATAAAAGTTAAAATAGGGACAGCCTATAAAAGACCAGAAGTATTGACTATGGATGTTAGAGGAAGAAATCTCATAACAGGTTTACCAAAAACAATAACCGTTTCATCTGTAGAAACAGAAGAAGCACTTAAAGAAGCCACTTCCAATATAGTAGAAGCAGTTCATAGTGTACTTGAAAAAACACCACCAGAGTTGTCAGCAGATATTTCTGATAGAGGTATCGTCTTAACTGGAGGCGGAAGTTTATTACAAGGACTTGACCAATTAATAGAAAATAAAACAGGTATTAATGTAATAACAGCAGATGATGCTATTACTTGTGTAGCAATAGGAACAGGAAAATACGTAGAATATCAGGCAAATCAGAAAAACTAA
- the spoIIID gene encoding sporulation transcriptional regulator SpoIIID, with product MKQYIEERAIEVANYIITSNATVRQTAKKFGISKSTVHKDVTERLSKINPGLALEARKVLDINKSERHIRGGLATRAKYVNMSHTNTRPTLY from the coding sequence TTGAAGCAATATATAGAGGAAAGGGCTATTGAGGTGGCAAATTATATTATTACTTCAAATGCTACTGTAAGACAAACTGCCAAAAAATTTGGTATCAGTAAGTCAACGGTACATAAGGATGTTACAGAAAGACTTAGTAAGATAAATCCAGGGTTAGCTTTAGAAGCTAGAAAGGTCCTTGACATTAATAAATCTGAAAGACATATTAGAGGTGGTTTAGCTACAAGGGCGAAATATGTTAACATGTCTCATACAAATACGAGACCTACACTTTATTAA
- a CDS encoding FAD:protein FMN transferase: MKKRSLLLVVFISIVLVGCSNTINQKNQNISDETFLLGTLVKVTIYDENADKEDFEGIFKVVSDIESKVSRNISTSEISKINSNEIDEMKLSEDTFNIIKKGLYYSKLSEGRFDITIAPLVSLWGIDTEDARVPDQKEINDVLKKVNYKNLFLDEDNRTLHIKNDTQIDLGGIAKGYIADKVSKYLKQNKMEHAIINLGGNILTVGNKPNGDSWKIGIRNPFNTRGRELGVAAIGQKSLVTSGIYERYLEEDGVKYHHILDPYTGYPVENDLAGVTIISDYSVDGDGLSTVVFSMGLEEGYKFVEDMENIDAIFVTREKEVYVTSQAEKIFQLTDTNFKLKDFTNGIDKN, from the coding sequence ATGAAAAAACGAAGCTTATTACTTGTAGTTTTCATATCAATTGTACTTGTTGGATGCAGTAATACCATCAATCAAAAGAATCAAAATATATCAGATGAAACTTTTTTACTTGGTACACTTGTAAAAGTTACTATATATGATGAAAATGCTGATAAAGAAGATTTTGAGGGTATATTCAAGGTTGTTTCTGATATAGAAAGTAAAGTGAGCAGGAATATATCTACAAGTGAAATTAGTAAAATAAACAGTAATGAAATAGATGAAATGAAGTTGTCAGAAGACACATTTAATATAATAAAAAAAGGACTATACTACTCAAAATTATCAGAAGGAAGATTTGATATAACTATAGCTCCTCTAGTAAGCCTTTGGGGAATTGACACAGAAGATGCCAGAGTACCCGATCAAAAAGAGATCAATGATGTACTCAAGAAAGTTAATTATAAAAATCTATTTCTAGATGAAGATAATAGGACATTACATATAAAAAATGATACCCAGATTGACTTAGGTGGAATTGCAAAAGGTTATATAGCAGATAAAGTATCAAAATACCTAAAACAAAACAAAATGGAACATGCAATCATCAATCTAGGAGGTAACATATTAACTGTAGGCAATAAGCCTAATGGTGATTCCTGGAAAATAGGAATCAGGAACCCCTTTAATACAAGAGGACGAGAATTAGGAGTTGCAGCAATAGGACAAAAATCTTTGGTTACCTCTGGTATATATGAAAGATACTTAGAAGAGGATGGAGTAAAGTATCACCATATTTTAGACCCATATACTGGATATCCAGTTGAAAATGATTTGGCTGGTGTTACAATCATATCAGATTATTCTGTAGATGGAGACGGTTTATCAACTGTTGTTTTCTCTATGGGATTAGAAGAAGGATATAAATTTGTAGAAGATATGGAAAATATAGATGCTATATTTGTTACTAGAGAGAAAGAAGTATATGTAACCTCACAAGCCGAGAAGATATTCCAGCTCACAGATACCAATTTCAAGTTAAAAGATTTTACAAATGGAATAGACAAAAACTGA
- a CDS encoding M23 family metallopeptidase, translating into MKLKNIIAYIKRKQFYFALFTCCVTLFLIAILVWVRPKEEEQEIANLNSDVVSNESTDELTANLVENDETDNEELEPNEDFTENDYEENDTVEAINPITINTEEVVGEGDYGDPDTYEEHLAPELIAQEKPVMVEIAPVVKPNISYNADKEKMIWPVEGDILIPFSMDTPVYFKTLDQYKINPALFIAANVGNDVKVAAEGVVETIKHEPESGMTVTIYHGNGYKTTYGQLNKELSVKEGDIVKKGQVLGQIDKPSKYHVLLASHLYFKVTNNEKPIDPTKLIK; encoded by the coding sequence ATGAAATTAAAAAATATAATTGCATACATAAAAAGAAAGCAATTCTATTTTGCTTTGTTTACATGTTGTGTAACACTCTTTTTAATTGCAATTTTAGTATGGGTTAGACCTAAAGAAGAAGAACAAGAGATTGCTAATCTAAATAGTGATGTGGTTAGTAATGAATCTACAGATGAGTTAACAGCTAATCTTGTAGAAAATGATGAAACAGATAATGAGGAACTAGAACCAAATGAAGACTTTACAGAAAATGATTACGAGGAAAATGATACTGTAGAAGCTATTAATCCTATTACAATAAATACCGAAGAGGTTGTTGGTGAAGGAGATTATGGTGATCCAGATACTTATGAGGAACATCTTGCACCAGAACTTATAGCACAAGAAAAACCAGTAATGGTGGAAATAGCACCAGTAGTTAAACCTAATATAAGTTATAACGCTGATAAAGAAAAGATGATATGGCCTGTTGAAGGTGATATATTGATACCTTTTAGTATGGATACACCAGTTTATTTCAAAACTCTTGACCAATATAAGATTAATCCAGCATTATTTATAGCCGCAAATGTTGGAAATGATGTCAAGGTTGCAGCTGAGGGAGTAGTTGAAACTATAAAACACGAACCTGAGTCAGGAATGACAGTAACAATCTATCATGGAAACGGATATAAAACAACTTATGGACAACTTAATAAAGAGTTATCAGTAAAAGAAGGAGATATTGTTAAAAAAGGTCAGGTACTTGGTCAAATAGATAAACCTTCGAAATATCATGTATTGTTAGCTTCACATTTATACTTTAAAGTAACCAACAATGAAAAACCAATAGATCCTACAAAATTAATTAAATAA
- the spoIID gene encoding stage II sporulation protein D: MREKIISILLIILIICFIPIFITTIIKGIPREKQNVEIKESVKVLVKEKQESMNLNDYLIGVVAAEMPVNFYEEALKAQAVAARTFTLKKMQNDSNHIFSKKEQAYLTKEDMESSWGTENFAKNYNKIRNAVVNTNNEVIVYKGDLIEAVFHSTSAGMTQSAKDVWGEEIPYLVSVDSLEDINSPEYLHKKTFTQQDFIEKIKEHINDFQTYTDEIINEIQIVSRTKEGYVAQIQIGNKILDGEVVRSYLGLESSNFTIDKVDGNIEVSCKGYGHGVGMSQYGADSLAQKGYTYKEILEHYYTDTAVSVISR; this comes from the coding sequence ATGAGGGAGAAAATAATATCAATACTATTAATAATCCTTATAATTTGTTTTATTCCAATATTTATTACTACCATAATTAAAGGGATACCAAGGGAGAAACAAAATGTAGAGATTAAAGAGAGTGTAAAAGTTCTAGTGAAAGAAAAACAGGAAAGTATGAATTTGAACGATTACCTTATAGGTGTAGTTGCAGCAGAAATGCCAGTAAACTTTTATGAAGAAGCTCTAAAAGCTCAAGCAGTTGCCGCTAGAACATTTACTCTAAAAAAAATGCAAAATGATTCAAATCATATATTCAGTAAGAAAGAACAGGCTTATCTGACTAAGGAAGATATGGAATCAAGCTGGGGAACAGAAAATTTTGCTAAGAATTATAATAAAATAAGAAATGCTGTTGTTAATACAAATAATGAAGTTATTGTTTATAAAGGAGATTTAATTGAAGCTGTATTCCATTCAACAAGTGCAGGAATGACTCAATCTGCAAAAGATGTATGGGGCGAAGAAATCCCATATTTAGTTAGTGTAGACAGCCTGGAAGATATTAATTCACCTGAATACTTACATAAGAAGACTTTTACTCAACAAGATTTTATTGAGAAGATCAAAGAACATATAAATGATTTTCAGACATATACTGATGAAATAATTAATGAAATCCAGATTGTAAGTAGAACCAAAGAAGGATATGTTGCTCAGATTCAAATAGGAAATAAAATATTAGATGGTGAAGTTGTCAGAAGTTATTTGGGGCTGGAATCCAGTAATTTCACTATTGATAAGGTGGATGGAAATATTGAAGTATCCTGTAAGGGGTATGGGCATGGAGTTGGTATGAGTCAATATGGAGCTGATTCATTGGCACAGAAAGGATATACTTATAAAGAGATATTAGAACATTACTATACAGATACAGCAGTAAGTGTGATCTCACGTTAA
- a CDS encoding glycogen/starch/alpha-glucan phosphorylase, with amino-acid sequence MNRLDVTVEDLKEAVLENIKNQFRKTIDQASKEQIFAALAFAVRDIIIDQWIETHKTYDEKDPKTVYYLSMEFLMGRALGNNIINMKVDDVVKKVCDELELDLNVIEDMEPDPGLGNGGLGRLAACFLDSLSTLEYPAYGCGIRYRYGIFEQKIIDGYQVERPDEWLKNGNPFEVRRDEYGVEVKFLGSVRVLKTANGRDKFVQENYQSVKAIPYDIPIVGYDNNTVNTLRLWDAEAIVGFDLESFDRGEYHKAVEQQNLAKSIVEVLYPNDNHYMGKELRLKQQYFFISATVQQVINKFKQKHNDIRELPDKIAFHINDTHPSLTIPELMRVLLDEEELEWEEAWDITTKTCAYTNHTIMSEALEKWPIELLSRLLPRIYMIIEEINRRFCLRLVDEYHLSKERIHNMSIIMDGQIKMAWMCIVGSHSVNGVAMLHTKILKNEELKDFYEIYPDKFNNKTNGITQRRFLLEANPKLADFVTGLIGDKWITNLSHIKNLEKYVDSEQEQKEFMKIKYENKLRLAEYIKEHNNIEIDPRSIFDVQIKRLHEYKRQLMNILHVMHLYNKLLENPDLDMIPRTFIFGAKAAPGYTRAKLIIKLINNVADVINNDINIKNKIKVVFIENYNVSNAEIIIAAADVSEQISTASKEASGTGNMKLMLNGAVTLGTMDGANIEIVEEVGRDNCFIFGLSSEEVIKLQHDDSYNPWDLYNNNADIRKVVTQLINGFYAPDDPDLFREIYDSLLNGDGGRPDPYFILKDFDSYKEAHKKIDIAYANQRQWAKMVMLNTANSGKFSSDRTIEQYAKEIWNLEKTTVVMETN; translated from the coding sequence ATGAATAGATTAGATGTTACTGTAGAAGACTTGAAAGAAGCTGTCCTTGAAAATATTAAGAATCAATTTAGAAAAACCATTGATCAAGCGTCAAAAGAACAGATATTTGCAGCTCTAGCCTTTGCAGTAAGAGATATTATTATAGACCAATGGATTGAAACCCATAAAACGTATGATGAAAAAGACCCTAAGACCGTATATTATCTATCCATGGAGTTTCTAATGGGAAGAGCACTTGGAAATAACATAATCAATATGAAAGTAGATGATGTTGTAAAAAAAGTGTGTGACGAGTTAGAGCTTGACCTCAATGTCATAGAAGATATGGAGCCTGATCCAGGATTAGGAAATGGAGGTCTTGGAAGATTGGCTGCCTGCTTTTTGGATTCTTTATCTACCTTGGAATATCCCGCTTATGGTTGTGGTATTCGTTATCGTTATGGAATATTCGAACAGAAAATAATAGATGGATATCAAGTTGAAAGACCAGATGAATGGCTGAAAAATGGAAATCCATTTGAAGTTAGAAGAGATGAATATGGTGTAGAAGTCAAATTCCTTGGAAGTGTAAGAGTATTAAAAACAGCTAATGGAAGAGATAAATTCGTACAAGAAAATTATCAATCAGTAAAAGCCATACCTTATGACATACCCATAGTTGGTTATGACAATAATACAGTCAATACCTTAAGATTGTGGGATGCAGAAGCTATCGTAGGTTTCGACCTAGAATCTTTTGACAGAGGCGAATACCACAAGGCAGTAGAACAACAGAATCTAGCCAAATCAATTGTTGAAGTGTTATATCCTAATGACAACCATTATATGGGTAAAGAACTTAGATTGAAACAACAGTACTTCTTTATTTCAGCCACAGTTCAACAAGTCATCAATAAATTCAAACAAAAACATAACGATATAAGAGAGTTGCCAGATAAAATAGCATTTCATATAAATGATACACACCCATCTCTAACTATACCTGAATTAATGCGAGTCTTGTTGGATGAAGAAGAGTTGGAATGGGAAGAAGCTTGGGATATTACAACAAAAACTTGTGCGTATACTAATCATACAATTATGAGTGAAGCCCTTGAAAAATGGCCTATAGAACTATTAAGCAGATTATTACCTAGGATATATATGATAATTGAAGAAATCAACAGGAGATTCTGCTTAAGACTTGTGGATGAATATCACCTAAGCAAGGAACGTATTCACAATATGTCAATAATCATGGATGGACAGATAAAAATGGCTTGGATGTGTATCGTTGGAAGTCACTCTGTCAATGGTGTTGCCATGCTTCATACAAAAATATTGAAAAACGAAGAGCTAAAAGATTTCTATGAAATCTATCCAGATAAATTCAATAATAAAACCAATGGTATCACCCAAAGAAGATTTTTACTAGAAGCAAATCCAAAACTAGCAGATTTTGTTACAGGTCTAATAGGTGATAAATGGATAACTAATTTATCACATATCAAAAACTTGGAAAAATATGTTGACAGTGAACAAGAACAAAAAGAATTCATGAAGATAAAATATGAAAATAAATTACGCCTAGCTGAATATATAAAAGAACATAATAATATTGAGATAGACCCTAGGTCCATATTTGATGTACAGATTAAGAGGTTGCATGAATATAAAAGACAGTTGATGAATATTCTACACGTAATGCATCTGTACAATAAACTATTGGAAAATCCAGATCTTGATATGATACCTAGAACCTTTATATTTGGAGCAAAAGCAGCACCTGGATACACAAGAGCAAAACTAATAATAAAACTTATAAATAATGTAGCGGATGTTATTAATAATGACATAAATATAAAAAATAAGATTAAAGTAGTTTTTATAGAGAATTATAATGTTTCTAATGCTGAAATAATCATTGCTGCAGCAGATGTAAGTGAACAGATATCCACAGCTAGTAAGGAAGCCTCAGGAACTGGAAATATGAAGCTTATGCTTAATGGGGCTGTAACTCTAGGAACTATGGATGGAGCAAATATAGAGATAGTAGAAGAAGTAGGCAGAGATAATTGCTTCATATTTGGATTATCCTCAGAAGAAGTCATTAAGCTTCAACATGATGATTCCTATAATCCTTGGGATCTATATAATAATAATGCTGACATAAGGAAAGTTGTTACTCAACTGATTAATGGGTTCTATGCACCTGATGACCCTGATTTGTTCAGAGAAATCTATGATTCCCTCCTTAATGGAGATGGAGGCAGACCTGATCCATATTTCATACTAAAAGATTTTGATAGCTACAAAGAAGCCCATAAAAAAATTGATATCGCTTATGCCAATCAAAGACAGTGGGCTAAGATGGTAATGCTTAATACAGCTAACAGCGGTAAATTTTCATCGGACAGAACTATAGAACAATATGCTAAGGAAATATGGAATCTTGAAAAAACTACTGTTGTTATGGAGACTAATTAA